From one Salmo salar chromosome ssa09, Ssal_v3.1, whole genome shotgun sequence genomic stretch:
- the LOC106610866 gene encoding protein phosphatase 1 regulatory subunit 14B, with protein MAGMASEPVTQSRVMFQSADKKEEPTHRKLGKLTVKYNRKDLQRRLDIEEWIDNQLHLLFDYEEEEITELEIDIDELLELSDTEQRSRLQELLQECEKPKEDFINGLLYRMKGLRKMSGPLKK; from the exons ATGGCAGGCATGGCGTCGGAGCCAGTCACCCAGTCCAGGGTGATGTTCCAGTCCGCAGATAAAAAAGAGGAGCCTACGCATCGCAAACTGGGCAAGCTGACCGTCAAATACAACCGCAAGGACCTGCAGAGGAGGCTGGATATTGAGGAGTGGATCGACAATCAGCTGCACCTGCTCTTCGACTATGAG gaggAGGAGATCACAGAGTTAGAGATTGACATAGATGAGCTGCTGGAGCTATCTGACACGGAGCAGAGATCCAGACTGCAG GAGTTACTGCAGGAATGTGAGAAGCCAAAAGAG gACTTTATCAATGGGCTGCTTTATCGGATGAAGGGCCTACGCAAAATGTCAGGGCCCCTGAAGAAATAA